A region of Prochlorococcus marinus subsp. pastoris str. CCMP1986 DNA encodes the following proteins:
- the crtD gene encoding C-3',4' desaturase CrtD, which produces MSKTEIVVVGAGIAGLTSAAILSKLGLSVTLIESHTQSGGCAGTFKRKRYIFDVGATQVAGLEEGGIHSKIFKFLDIPLPEASILNPACIVDLKDGSKPIPIWYDKDEWIKEREMQFPGSRQFWQLCNLIHQSNWTFANNNPVLPVKNYWDFLQLLTALVPTNLVTGILIRSTIFDLLRFCGLSNNERLIKFLNLQLKLYSQEDVYNTAALYGSTVLQMCQKPHGLWHLKKSMQTLSDALEDSLKKRGVNIVFGQKVNSINFDYEKKSWKVCASSKQEKMVYFADDVIYTPPPQSLLKHLENPLDNNYNYKKRIQSLPDPSGALVFYSALKKEHIKVISSNHYQFVSNELGSLFVSISEEGDGRAPKGEITLIASLFTKTNDWFSLDKHDYIKKKKEYLQKISMALENQFDIASENWLHKELATPLGFERWTNRPNGIVGGLGQNPDIFGLFGLSSRTPFKGLWLCGDSIYPGEGTAGVSQSAVMVARQILASKGINDFYL; this is translated from the coding sequence ATGTCAAAGACTGAAATTGTTGTTGTTGGTGCTGGTATAGCCGGGCTAACTTCTGCGGCAATTTTATCAAAACTAGGGCTTTCAGTGACTTTGATTGAGTCGCATACTCAATCGGGAGGTTGTGCAGGAACCTTTAAAAGAAAAAGATATATTTTTGATGTTGGAGCAACTCAAGTCGCCGGTCTGGAAGAAGGGGGAATACACTCTAAGATTTTTAAATTTTTAGACATTCCTCTTCCTGAAGCATCCATCTTAAACCCAGCTTGCATTGTTGACTTAAAAGATGGCAGCAAGCCAATTCCTATCTGGTATGACAAAGATGAATGGATTAAGGAGAGGGAGATGCAGTTCCCAGGTAGTCGTCAATTTTGGCAACTATGTAATTTAATTCATCAGAGTAATTGGACTTTTGCTAATAATAACCCAGTATTACCCGTCAAGAATTATTGGGATTTTTTGCAACTTCTTACAGCATTAGTTCCAACGAATTTAGTTACAGGAATATTGATTAGATCTACTATCTTTGATCTTTTACGTTTTTGTGGATTATCTAATAATGAAAGATTAATTAAGTTTCTTAATTTGCAATTAAAGCTTTATTCACAAGAAGATGTTTATAACACTGCAGCTCTATATGGTTCTACAGTGTTGCAAATGTGTCAAAAACCACATGGTTTATGGCATTTAAAAAAATCAATGCAAACTTTAAGTGATGCTTTAGAAGATTCATTAAAAAAAAGGGGAGTTAATATTGTTTTCGGGCAAAAAGTAAATTCCATTAATTTTGATTATGAAAAAAAGAGTTGGAAAGTTTGTGCATCATCTAAGCAAGAGAAGATGGTTTACTTCGCAGATGATGTAATTTATACACCTCCTCCACAATCTCTTTTGAAACATCTAGAAAATCCTCTAGATAATAATTATAATTATAAAAAAAGAATACAAAGTCTTCCTGATCCAAGCGGTGCGTTAGTCTTTTATTCAGCTTTAAAAAAAGAACATATTAAAGTAATCTCTTCCAATCATTATCAGTTTGTTTCAAATGAATTAGGGTCACTTTTTGTATCCATAAGTGAGGAGGGAGATGGAAGAGCTCCAAAAGGCGAGATTACATTGATAGCAAGTCTTTTTACAAAAACGAATGACTGGTTTAGTTTAGATAAACATGACTATATAAAGAAAAAAAAGGAGTATTTACAAAAAATATCAATGGCACTTGAAAACCAATTTGATATTGCTTCTGAAAATTGGCTTCATAAGGAATTGGCTACTCCATTAGGATTTGAAAGGTGGACTAACAGGCCAAATGGGATAGTAGGTGGTCTAGGTCAAAATCCTGATATTTTTGGATTATTTGGGTTATCAAGTAGAACTCCTTTTAAAGGTTTATGGTTATGTGGCGATTCTATTTATCCAGGAGAAGGGACAGCGGGTGTTAGTCAGTCAGCAGTAATGGTTGCAAGGCAAATTTTAGCTTCTAAAGGAATTAATGATTTTTATTTATAA
- a CDS encoding fructosamine kinase family protein — protein MQKIPHIELNEICYQLGEGSPKSIKQVFGGDIHESWQIEFKNAKFFLKRNAREGRFLEFEKSCLNNLQKYLNYENLIVPKIISYLEVNNVELLLLEWIDMKNSDQEKLGRGLGEMHIESNKFNQPNFGYPIHGFIGTTNQIKGWEKDWIKCFINLRIEPQLAILEKDFLEIDIKNKIKSKIESVLLDHEPMKSLVHGDLWSGNIGVTLMNKGVIFDPASWWADCEVDIAMTRLFGNFRNEFYQNYHKIIPIKKGSERRTIIYNFYHILNHANMFGGSYCHQVQSYIRNILSM, from the coding sequence ATGCAAAAAATACCACATATCGAACTTAACGAAATTTGTTATCAATTAGGTGAAGGATCACCAAAAAGTATAAAACAAGTTTTTGGGGGAGATATTCATGAGTCGTGGCAAATAGAATTTAAAAACGCTAAATTCTTTCTTAAAAGAAATGCAAGAGAAGGAAGATTTCTCGAATTTGAAAAATCTTGCCTTAATAATCTACAAAAATATCTTAACTATGAAAACTTAATCGTTCCTAAAATCATTTCCTACTTAGAAGTTAATAATGTAGAACTTTTATTATTGGAATGGATAGATATGAAGAATAGTGATCAGGAAAAATTAGGAAGGGGTTTAGGAGAAATGCATATTGAATCAAATAAATTTAATCAACCAAATTTTGGATATCCGATTCATGGTTTTATAGGAACCACAAATCAAATAAAAGGATGGGAAAAGGATTGGATTAAATGTTTTATTAATTTAAGAATTGAACCTCAATTAGCAATCTTGGAAAAAGATTTTTTAGAAATTGATATTAAAAATAAAATAAAGTCAAAAATTGAATCGGTACTACTTGACCATGAACCTATGAAATCACTTGTTCATGGTGATTTATGGTCGGGAAATATAGGAGTAACTCTTATGAATAAAGGTGTAATATTTGACCCTGCATCTTGGTGGGCAGATTGTGAAGTAGACATTGCTATGACAAGATTATTTGGTAATTTTCGAAATGAATTTTACCAAAATTATCATAAAATTATTCCAATTAAAAAAGGATCTGAAAGAAGAACTATTATTTATAATTTTTATCACATACTAAATCATGCCAATATGTTTGGTGGTTCATATTGTCATCAAGTCCAAAGCTACATCAGGAATATATTGAGTATGTAA
- a CDS encoding CAAD domain-containing protein: MSDNTPESNQDSGSETNSESKSFSEKYSDVMGKINETLGTIDWTQMGKYGKAAGIIAVVVIAQIIIKVIIDTINFFPILPGLLELLGVVVVGQWSWQNLRTSENREAVLEKVQNLKKTYLG, from the coding sequence ATGAGTGATAACACTCCTGAGTCAAATCAAGACTCCGGCTCCGAAACAAACTCAGAAAGTAAAAGCTTTTCAGAGAAGTATTCTGATGTAATGGGAAAAATCAATGAAACACTTGGAACTATTGATTGGACCCAAATGGGAAAGTATGGTAAAGCAGCAGGCATAATTGCCGTTGTTGTTATCGCTCAAATAATAATTAAAGTTATTATTGACACGATTAATTTTTTCCCGATTCTACCTGGCCTTCTAGAATTACTGGGAGTAGTTGTTGTAGGTCAATGGAGTTGGCAAAATCTCCGTACAAGTGAAAATCGTGAAGCAGTTCTAGAGAAGGTCCAAAATCTCAAAAAAACATATTTAGGATAA
- a CDS encoding ThiF family adenylyltransferase encodes MAISTDLNSDFLTLDEKERYKKHLTLKEIGLKGQLKLKNSSVICIGAGGLGSSVLLYLAALGIGRIGIVDNDQVEKSNLQRQIIHETNTVGNLKINSAHERIKRFNPNIEVTTFNKRINSENVIEIIKDFDIICDCSDNFGTRYLINDACLILNKAFVFGSVQGFEGQISVFNLNKKSPNLRDLLPESPVKNNIPSCEEFGVVGVSTGLIGILQVNEIIKIILKKGEILDGKIMIFDLLNMNIKTLNLKSDKLNKNIKNLSQFEDFYKDNECQDNIKIKKINAKEFNTLYKAKLNKILLLDVREKEEFNQCSIKGSISIPINKLTQKSHLEFIKKESLVKEIFTLCQFGKRSEKASKILMKFKISSTSIEGGLKKINQVIIG; translated from the coding sequence ATGGCAATATCAACTGATCTAAATTCTGATTTCTTAACTTTAGATGAAAAGGAAAGATACAAAAAGCATTTAACTTTAAAAGAAATAGGATTGAAAGGGCAATTAAAACTAAAAAATAGTTCAGTAATATGTATTGGAGCAGGCGGACTGGGTTCTTCAGTTTTACTTTATCTTGCCGCTTTAGGAATAGGAAGAATTGGAATAGTTGATAATGATCAAGTTGAAAAGTCGAATCTACAAAGACAAATTATTCATGAAACAAATACGGTTGGAAATTTAAAAATTAATTCTGCCCATGAGAGAATTAAAAGATTTAATCCTAATATTGAAGTAACAACATTTAATAAAAGAATAAACTCTGAAAATGTTATTGAAATCATTAAAGACTTTGATATTATTTGTGATTGTTCAGATAACTTTGGTACTCGGTATTTAATAAACGATGCCTGTTTAATACTTAATAAGGCTTTTGTTTTTGGAAGTGTTCAGGGTTTTGAGGGCCAAATAAGTGTCTTTAATCTCAATAAAAAGAGTCCTAATTTAAGAGACTTACTACCAGAATCCCCGGTAAAAAACAATATCCCAAGCTGTGAAGAGTTTGGGGTTGTGGGAGTTTCAACTGGTCTTATAGGGATTTTACAAGTAAATGAGATAATAAAAATTATTCTAAAAAAAGGAGAGATTCTTGACGGCAAGATTATGATTTTTGACCTACTAAATATGAATATAAAAACTTTAAATTTAAAATCTGACAAGTTAAATAAAAATATTAAAAACCTTTCTCAATTTGAAGATTTTTACAAAGATAATGAATGCCAAGATAATATTAAAATCAAGAAAATTAACGCTAAAGAATTTAATACCCTATACAAAGCAAAATTAAATAAAATACTTCTACTAGATGTCAGAGAAAAAGAAGAGTTTAATCAATGCTCTATAAAAGGTTCTATATCTATACCCATCAATAAGCTCACACAAAAGTCTCACCTAGAATTTATTAAAAAAGAAAGTTTAGTTAAAGAAATTTTCACATTGTGCCAATTTGGAAAACGTTCAGAAAAAGCATCAAAAATTTTGATGAAATTTAAAATTTCCTCAACATCAATAGAAGGGGGACTGAAAAAAATCAATCAAGTCATAATAGGTTAA